Proteins found in one Corynebacterium canis genomic segment:
- the glpK gene encoding glycerol kinase GlpK, translating into MAEFENKYVAAIDQGTTSTRCIIFDHDGAIVAVGQYEHEQIFPQKGWVEHDPIEIWDNTRRAVGAALADSDVAREDILAVGITNQRETTVVWDKNTGEPVYNAIVWQDTRTTKICDELAGEHGPERWRDTTGLLLNSYPSGPKVKWILDNVEGARERAEAGDLLFGTIDTWLIWNLTGGAEGDQGEPALHVTDVTNASRTLLMDLRTLKWDESICEAMGIPPSMLPEIRPSVGDFRAVRQRGTLAGVPISGVLGDQQAAMFGQACFRPGDAKNTYGTGLFLLLNTGTTPKWSDHGLITTVCYQVEGQKPVYALEGSISMGGSLVQWLRDNLQLIPNAAAIENMARSVPDNGGVYIVPAFSGLFAPRWRSDARGVIVGLTRFANRNHLARAVLEATAYQTREVADAMVADSGVPITNLKVDGGMVMNELLMQFQADILGTNVVRPKIIETTALGTAYAAGLAVGFWDSLEQLKEQGGIGQVWKPKMDQEEVDRLFAEWNKAVERTYNWEDGE; encoded by the coding sequence ATGGCTGAGTTTGAAAATAAGTATGTGGCCGCCATCGACCAAGGCACCACGTCGACACGATGCATCATCTTTGACCACGACGGCGCCATCGTCGCGGTCGGACAATACGAACACGAGCAGATCTTCCCCCAAAAGGGTTGGGTAGAGCATGACCCGATCGAGATTTGGGACAACACCCGCCGCGCCGTCGGGGCAGCGCTTGCCGATAGCGACGTCGCGCGCGAGGACATCCTCGCAGTAGGCATCACCAACCAGCGCGAAACCACCGTCGTATGGGATAAAAACACGGGCGAACCGGTGTATAACGCCATTGTTTGGCAGGACACCCGCACCACCAAGATCTGCGACGAACTGGCTGGCGAACACGGGCCCGAACGCTGGCGCGACACCACCGGGCTATTGCTGAACTCCTACCCATCCGGCCCGAAGGTCAAGTGGATCCTGGACAATGTCGAAGGCGCGCGCGAACGCGCCGAAGCCGGCGACCTGCTCTTTGGCACCATCGACACCTGGTTGATCTGGAACCTCACCGGCGGCGCGGAGGGCGATCAAGGCGAACCCGCGTTGCACGTCACCGATGTGACCAATGCGTCCCGCACGCTGCTTATGGACCTGCGCACGCTCAAGTGGGACGAATCCATTTGCGAGGCGATGGGTATCCCGCCGTCCATGCTTCCGGAGATCCGCCCCTCGGTGGGTGACTTCCGCGCGGTGCGCCAGCGTGGCACCCTTGCTGGAGTGCCGATCAGCGGCGTGCTCGGCGACCAGCAGGCCGCGATGTTTGGCCAGGCCTGCTTCCGCCCCGGCGATGCGAAAAATACCTATGGCACGGGCCTGTTCCTGTTGCTCAATACCGGCACCACCCCGAAGTGGAGCGACCACGGCTTGATTACCACCGTGTGTTACCAGGTCGAGGGGCAAAAGCCGGTGTACGCGCTGGAGGGCTCCATTTCCATGGGTGGTTCGCTGGTGCAATGGCTGCGCGATAACCTGCAGCTCATCCCCAACGCCGCCGCCATCGAGAACATGGCCCGGTCCGTTCCCGATAATGGCGGTGTGTATATCGTTCCGGCGTTTTCCGGGCTCTTCGCCCCACGTTGGCGTTCCGACGCCCGGGGGGTCATCGTTGGCCTGACCCGCTTCGCCAACCGCAACCACCTCGCCCGCGCGGTGTTGGAGGCGACCGCATACCAGACCCGTGAGGTCGCGGACGCGATGGTGGCCGATTCCGGCGTGCCGATCACCAACCTCAAGGTCGATGGCGGCATGGTGATGAACGAGCTGCTCATGCAGTTCCAGGCGGACATCCTGGGCACCAATGTCGTGCGCCCCAAGATCATCGAGACGACGGCGCTGGGGACGGCGTACGCGGCCGGCCTCGCCGTAGGGTTCTGGGATTCCCTGGAACAGCTCAAAGAGCAAGGCGGCATCGGGCAGGTTTGGAAGCCAAAAATGGATCAGGAGGAAGTAGACCGCTTGTTCGCCGAATGGAACAAGGCGGTCGAGCGCACCTACAACTGGGAGGACGGCGAATAA
- a CDS encoding MIP/aquaporin family protein: protein MSAVQAFGWEFFGTALLLLFGNGVCAANGLRTSAARGSGWLVIAMGWGLAVFIGASVADVSGGHLNPAVTIMLAVRGDVPWDLVAFYVVGQVCGAMFGAFLAWVVFKQMFDANNVDSTGKVTRANHATGSIFFTQPAHSHSGWNLTNEFIGTFALLAFIAFAPGGADIGSLKYFAVSFIVVAIGLSLGTPTGYAINPARDFGPRLMYALFLPIKDKGNPNWSYAWIPIVGPILAAFAVGLLSLAV, encoded by the coding sequence ATTAGTGCGGTGCAAGCATTCGGCTGGGAGTTTTTTGGTACCGCGCTGCTGCTGCTTTTTGGTAATGGGGTGTGCGCGGCAAACGGCCTGCGCACCTCCGCAGCGCGGGGCTCTGGTTGGTTGGTGATCGCCATGGGCTGGGGCCTCGCCGTGTTTATCGGCGCCTCGGTCGCGGACGTCTCGGGTGGCCACCTGAATCCAGCGGTAACCATTATGCTCGCCGTGCGTGGCGATGTCCCCTGGGACCTGGTTGCCTTTTACGTTGTCGGCCAGGTTTGCGGAGCGATGTTCGGTGCGTTCCTGGCCTGGGTGGTGTTTAAGCAGATGTTCGATGCGAACAATGTTGACAGCACCGGCAAAGTCACCCGCGCAAACCATGCCACGGGCAGTATATTTTTTACCCAACCCGCGCATAGCCACAGCGGGTGGAACCTCACCAACGAGTTCATAGGCACCTTCGCGCTCCTTGCGTTTATTGCCTTTGCCCCCGGTGGCGCGGATATCGGATCGCTTAAGTATTTTGCGGTTTCGTTCATTGTTGTTGCCATCGGCCTGTCGCTCGGCACACCCACCGGGTATGCCATTAATCCGGCCCGCGACTTCGGCCCCCGTTTGATGTACGCCCTCTTTCTTCCCATCAAAGACAAGGGAAATCCGAACTGGTCTTACGCCTGGATTCCCATCGTCGGACCCATCCTCGCAGCATTTGCCGTTGGCCTGTTGTCGCTGGCCGTCTAA